In Nocardioides dokdonensis FR1436, the following are encoded in one genomic region:
- a CDS encoding dihydrolipoyl dehydrogenase family protein, which yields MSTTHRVVDVVVLGVGTGGEHVARRLARSGLRVVAVESRLVGGECPFYGCTPSKLLIRSADALAEARRADHLGGSVEVRASLAPAAARIRQATHDWHDDGHVGPLEEDGVRVVRGHGRLAGTGVVDVDTPGGVTRLVATRGIVLNTGTAPAVPPVDGLEGTPYWTNRDVFTIEEAPESLAVLGGGPIGVELAQALARFGTRVTLLEAGPRLLGAEEPEAGDLLADVLRAEGLDVRLDAEVTRVEHDASGFHLTVGGDRVDTQRLLVASGRSENLGDIGLETVGLDPSADHVEVDERSRAGARLWAVGDITGHGAWTHVSLYQAALVERDVLGDEDGPWADYRAVSRVTFTDPEVGAVGLTESEAREQGIDVVVGTADVARSPRGWIHEAQGLVKVVADRERGVLVGATTVAPYGGEVLGLLSTAVHAQVPVATLRGMHFAFPTFHGVIEVALKQTGL from the coding sequence GTGAGCACCACGCACCGGGTCGTCGACGTCGTCGTCCTGGGGGTGGGCACGGGCGGCGAGCACGTCGCGCGCAGGCTGGCCCGGTCCGGGCTGCGGGTCGTCGCGGTCGAGTCGCGCCTCGTCGGGGGCGAGTGCCCCTTCTACGGATGCACGCCGTCCAAGCTCCTGATCCGCAGCGCCGACGCCCTGGCCGAGGCCCGCCGCGCCGACCACCTCGGCGGCAGCGTCGAGGTGCGCGCCTCGTTGGCCCCCGCCGCGGCGAGGATCCGCCAGGCCACCCACGACTGGCACGACGACGGCCACGTCGGGCCGCTGGAGGAGGACGGGGTCCGCGTCGTGCGCGGGCACGGCCGCCTGGCCGGCACCGGGGTCGTGGACGTCGACACCCCGGGTGGCGTGACCCGCCTGGTGGCCACCCGCGGGATCGTGCTGAACACCGGCACCGCGCCGGCGGTGCCGCCCGTCGACGGTCTGGAGGGGACGCCGTACTGGACCAACCGCGACGTGTTCACGATCGAGGAGGCGCCCGAGTCGTTGGCCGTCCTCGGCGGCGGGCCGATCGGGGTGGAGCTGGCCCAGGCGCTGGCGCGGTTCGGCACCCGGGTCACCCTCCTCGAGGCGGGGCCCCGGCTCCTGGGGGCCGAGGAGCCCGAGGCCGGCGACCTGCTCGCCGACGTCCTGCGCGCGGAGGGTCTCGACGTGCGCCTCGACGCCGAGGTCACCCGGGTCGAGCACGACGCCTCCGGGTTCCACCTCACCGTCGGCGGCGACCGGGTCGACACCCAGCGGCTGCTGGTCGCCAGCGGCCGCTCGGAGAACCTCGGCGACATCGGTCTCGAGACCGTCGGGCTGGACCCCTCGGCCGACCACGTCGAGGTCGACGAACGCTCCCGGGCGGGAGCGAGGCTGTGGGCCGTCGGTGACATCACCGGGCACGGCGCCTGGACCCACGTGTCGCTCTACCAGGCCGCGCTCGTCGAGCGTGACGTCCTCGGCGACGAGGACGGCCCGTGGGCCGACTACCGCGCCGTCAGCCGGGTGACCTTCACCGACCCCGAGGTGGGGGCGGTGGGCCTGACCGAGTCCGAGGCCCGCGAGCAGGGGATCGACGTCGTCGTCGGGACCGCCGACGTCGCGCGCTCGCCCCGCGGCTGGATCCACGAGGCGCAGGGGCTCGTCAAGGTCGTGGCCGACCGCGAGCGGGGCGTCCTCGTCGGGGCGACGACGGTGGCGCCGTACGGCGGTGAGGTGCTCGGGCTGCTCAGCACCGCGGTGCACGCACAGGTGCCGGTGGCCACGCTGCGC
- the nusB gene encoding transcription antitermination factor NusB → MSARTKARKRALDVLFSSELRDERPLEALQRVLADAERPTPEYAVTLVRGVAEHQQQIDELLTSYSQDWTLERMPAVDRNVLRLGVFELLHADDVPDAVAVSEAMALVRELSTDESPQFVNGVLGTIQRNKASILGDA, encoded by the coding sequence ATGTCGGCCCGGACCAAGGCCCGCAAGCGCGCCCTCGACGTGCTGTTCTCCTCCGAGCTGCGCGACGAGCGGCCCCTCGAGGCGCTCCAGCGGGTGCTCGCGGACGCGGAGCGCCCCACGCCCGAGTACGCCGTCACCCTGGTGCGCGGCGTGGCCGAGCACCAGCAGCAGATCGACGAGCTCCTGACGTCGTACTCGCAGGACTGGACGCTGGAGCGGATGCCCGCGGTGGACCGCAACGTCCTGCGGCTGGGGGTCTTCGAGCTGCTGCACGCCGACGACGTGCCCGACGCCGTCGCGGTCTCCGAGGCGATGGCGCTCGTGCGCGAGCTCTCGACCGACGAGTCGCCGCAGTTCGTCAACGGGGTGCTCGGCACCATCCAGCGCAACAAGGCCAGCATCCTCGGCGACGCCTGA
- a CDS encoding dihydrolipoyl dehydrogenase family protein: MDQPTDQQPTDQHSTHQQSTDVDLVVIGLGPGAESLVTGAAEAGLRVVAVDKHLVGGECPYYGCVPSKMMLRAAHTLAEAGRVGALAGEAQVAPSWAPVAQRISEEATSGWDDAIAVQRLVDAGVTFHHGIGRLTDTGRVSVELPDGTWRHYEASRGVVLNPGTRPAVLPIDGLASTPYWTNREAVQATSLPGSMIVIGGGPIGAEMAQVFSRFGVRVTLLEVAPRILGPSEPEAAAILEKVFVDEGMRVMTGVEITSVSHSDAGFEVSLGSGDSLQADRLLVAAGRTPNLDDIGLETVGLDPSARTVEVDERMRAGDRLWVIGDVTGKGAFTHVAMYQAAIALRDLTGQDGAPARYHAVPHVTFTDPEVGGVGLTEQQARDAGLQVRVGSAPMETSSRGWLHGPGGSGLVKVVEDVDRGVLVGATAMGPSGGEVLGFLAVAVHAEVPVATLRTMIYAYPTFHRTIETALDHLEEGQ; the protein is encoded by the coding sequence ATGGACCAGCCCACGGATCAGCAGCCCACGGATCAGCACAGCACGCACCAGCAGAGCACGGACGTCGACCTCGTCGTCATCGGGCTCGGGCCCGGCGCGGAGTCCCTGGTCACCGGGGCCGCGGAGGCGGGCCTGCGGGTCGTGGCCGTCGACAAGCACCTGGTCGGCGGCGAGTGCCCCTACTACGGCTGCGTCCCGTCGAAGATGATGCTGCGCGCCGCCCACACGCTGGCCGAGGCTGGTCGGGTGGGCGCGCTGGCGGGCGAGGCGCAGGTGGCGCCGTCGTGGGCGCCGGTGGCGCAGCGGATCTCCGAGGAGGCCACCAGCGGCTGGGACGACGCGATCGCCGTCCAGAGGCTCGTGGACGCGGGTGTGACCTTCCACCACGGGATCGGGCGCCTGACGGACACCGGTCGTGTGAGCGTCGAGCTGCCGGACGGGACGTGGCGCCACTACGAGGCCTCCCGCGGCGTCGTCCTCAACCCCGGCACCCGCCCCGCCGTGCTGCCGATCGACGGCCTCGCGAGCACGCCCTACTGGACCAACCGCGAAGCCGTGCAGGCCACGAGCCTGCCCGGGTCGATGATCGTCATCGGCGGCGGGCCGATCGGGGCCGAGATGGCCCAGGTCTTCTCCCGCTTCGGGGTGCGGGTGACCCTCCTCGAGGTCGCGCCCCGCATCCTCGGACCGAGCGAGCCCGAGGCCGCCGCGATCCTCGAGAAGGTCTTCGTGGACGAGGGGATGCGGGTGATGACCGGCGTCGAGATCACCTCGGTCTCCCACTCCGACGCGGGCTTCGAGGTGTCCCTGGGATCCGGCGACTCGCTGCAGGCCGACCGGCTGCTCGTGGCGGCCGGACGCACCCCCAACCTCGACGACATCGGGCTCGAGACCGTCGGGCTCGACCCGTCGGCGCGCACCGTCGAGGTCGACGAGCGGATGCGCGCCGGCGACCGGCTCTGGGTGATCGGCGACGTCACCGGCAAGGGCGCCTTCACGCACGTCGCGATGTACCAGGCCGCGATCGCGCTGCGCGACCTCACGGGCCAGGACGGCGCCCCGGCGCGCTACCACGCCGTCCCGCACGTCACCTTCACCGACCCGGAGGTCGGTGGGGTCGGCCTGACCGAGCAGCAGGCCCGCGACGCGGGGCTGCAGGTGCGCGTCGGCAGCGCGCCCATGGAGACCTCGTCGCGCGGCTGGCTGCACGGACCGGGCGGCTCGGGCCTGGTCAAGGTGGTCGAGGACGTCGACCGGGGTGTGCTCGTGGGCGCGACCGCCATGGGACCCTCCGGCGGCGAGGTGCTGGGCTTCCTGGCCGTCGCCGTGCACGCCGAGGTCCCGGTGGCCACGCTGCGCACGATGATCTACGCCTATCCCACGTTCCACCGCACCATCGAGACCGCGCTCGACCACCTGGAAGAGGGACAGTGA
- a CDS encoding DUF1206 domain-containing protein: MGNASDLGKKAEDHAWVDHAARAGMVAYGVVNVLIAWLALQLAFGDREGSTTSSGAMSQLAQQPFGKVLVWLVAVGMLLLVVWKGLEAAFGHTEEDSGKKTGKRLTSGGKAVIYLAIAISAIRVATGSSSSGGGGKGGGGTDSTTRTLMDLPGGQVLVFLVGLAIIGYGIFQIYFAWSEKFRDHITSEGERGSSGTAYVAFGKAGYTAKGIAVGIVGGLFLYASVTHSAKKSGGLDVALQKVLEQPFGPFLLAVLAVGILAYGLFCFARARHLSR; this comes from the coding sequence ATGGGCAACGCATCCGACCTGGGCAAGAAGGCCGAGGACCACGCGTGGGTCGACCACGCCGCGCGAGCGGGCATGGTCGCCTACGGGGTCGTCAACGTGCTCATCGCCTGGCTGGCCCTGCAGCTGGCCTTCGGCGACCGCGAGGGCAGCACCACCAGCAGCGGCGCCATGTCCCAGCTGGCCCAGCAACCGTTCGGCAAGGTGCTGGTCTGGCTGGTGGCGGTCGGGATGCTCCTGCTGGTCGTGTGGAAGGGGCTCGAGGCCGCCTTCGGCCACACCGAGGAGGACAGCGGGAAGAAGACCGGCAAGCGGCTCACGTCCGGCGGCAAGGCCGTGATCTACCTGGCCATCGCGATCAGTGCCATCCGGGTGGCGACCGGCTCCAGCAGCAGCGGAGGCGGCGGCAAGGGCGGGGGCGGCACCGATTCCACCACCCGGACGCTCATGGACCTTCCGGGCGGCCAGGTGCTCGTCTTCCTCGTCGGCCTGGCCATCATCGGCTACGGCATCTTCCAGATCTACTTCGCGTGGAGCGAGAAGTTCCGCGACCACATCACCAGCGAGGGCGAGCGCGGCAGCTCCGGGACGGCGTACGTCGCGTTCGGCAAGGCCGGCTACACCGCCAAGGGGATCGCCGTCGGGATCGTCGGCGGGCTGTTCCTCTACGCCTCGGTCACGCACTCGGCGAAGAAGTCCGGTGGCCTCGACGTGGCGCTGCAGAAGGTCCTGGAGCAGCCGTTCGGTCCCTTCCTGCTGGCCGTGCTGGCCGTGGGCATCCTGGCCTACGGACTGTTCTGCTTCGCACGCGCACGGCACCTGTCCCGGTGA